A genomic segment from Pollutimonas thiosulfatoxidans encodes:
- a CDS encoding prolyl oligopeptidase family serine peptidase yields the protein MIYPQTVQVDVADVYFGQKVADPYRWLENDIRRDPAVSDWVDAQNGISASYLAGLPGRDVFRVRLTALFDHERLTTPEKRGERYFFTRNSGLENQAVLVLREGVYGLDRVVIDPKAWSADGTIALAEWAPSKDGSYLAYAIQEGGTDWRRIRVLEVDSGTILNDEIKRARFTSIAWAKDSSGFFYSRNPEPESDAAFVAPVLGHAVYFHKLGTEQAEDRLVYASEAEVPLIHTVEVTADGRYAVIYSTALTGGNALAIADLSNPGWPIKTMVDTFDHAWLLAGNIGTKFFLSTQQGAERGRVVTTDLAGPVAVFAELIAERHDRVLKFAALIGNRLIVSYMHDAKTEVERYKIDGKPDGVVELPGVGSAGAFHGRPNDDEAFFVFTSHDVPASIYRYDVATNFRTPWAEPKVATDLGNILVEQRFYASRDGTRVPIFIVRRADVSAPAPTMLTAYGGFGISMVPFYSPAAMAWVEQGGVYAVANIRGGGEYGKAWHDAGRGQKKQNSFDDFITAGEFLKREGITSPDGLAIQGESNGGLLIGAVVNQRPDLFAAAIASVGVLDMLRFERYTGGQLWTQEFGRPDVEADFRNLLAYSPLHNIRSGTRYPAILVTTADADDRVVPAHSFKYVATLQACDLGARPHLLRVETRAGHGAGKPTDKAIQETADMWAFAAHWTGMSVGNVE from the coding sequence ATGATCTATCCACAAACAGTTCAAGTAGATGTAGCCGACGTATATTTCGGCCAGAAAGTCGCCGACCCCTATCGTTGGTTGGAGAACGATATTCGCCGCGACCCCGCTGTTTCCGACTGGGTCGATGCGCAAAATGGAATATCCGCTTCCTATTTGGCCGGGCTGCCAGGACGGGATGTCTTTCGGGTACGCCTCACTGCGCTGTTCGATCACGAGCGCCTGACCACGCCGGAAAAGCGAGGTGAGCGCTACTTCTTTACGCGAAATTCTGGGCTTGAAAATCAAGCCGTCCTGGTCCTCCGCGAGGGTGTGTATGGCTTGGATCGTGTTGTCATCGATCCGAAGGCATGGTCGGCAGATGGCACCATCGCTCTGGCCGAATGGGCGCCGTCGAAAGACGGTTCCTATCTGGCCTATGCAATCCAGGAAGGTGGCACGGACTGGCGCCGGATCCGCGTTCTTGAAGTCGACAGTGGCACGATCCTGAACGACGAGATCAAGCGGGCGCGCTTCACGAGTATCGCTTGGGCGAAGGATAGCTCGGGCTTTTTCTACTCGCGCAATCCCGAGCCGGAATCGGACGCCGCATTCGTGGCGCCGGTTCTCGGGCATGCGGTCTACTTCCACAAGCTTGGAACGGAGCAGGCCGAAGACCGGCTTGTTTATGCATCGGAAGCAGAGGTACCGCTGATCCATACGGTCGAGGTCACTGCAGATGGACGATACGCTGTTATCTACTCTACAGCCCTAACGGGAGGCAACGCATTGGCGATAGCCGATCTGAGCAATCCCGGCTGGCCCATCAAGACCATGGTCGATACCTTCGACCACGCTTGGCTGCTTGCTGGAAATATCGGCACAAAATTCTTCCTGTCGACGCAGCAAGGCGCAGAGCGCGGCAGGGTCGTGACGACAGACTTGGCCGGGCCCGTGGCGGTGTTCGCAGAGCTTATCGCGGAGCGACACGATAGGGTACTGAAGTTCGCTGCGCTCATAGGTAATCGTCTCATTGTCTCTTACATGCACGACGCAAAGACCGAGGTCGAGCGCTACAAGATCGACGGAAAGCCGGACGGCGTCGTCGAGTTGCCCGGGGTCGGTAGTGCCGGCGCTTTCCACGGTCGGCCGAACGATGATGAGGCCTTCTTTGTTTTTACCAGCCACGACGTGCCTGCCAGCATCTATCGCTACGACGTTGCTACCAATTTTAGAACACCCTGGGCGGAGCCGAAGGTGGCGACCGACCTGGGCAATATTTTGGTGGAGCAGCGCTTCTACGCGTCCAGGGACGGCACGCGGGTGCCGATCTTTATCGTCCGACGCGCCGATGTGTCGGCTCCCGCGCCAACCATGCTCACGGCCTATGGCGGTTTTGGCATTTCCATGGTTCCCTTCTACTCGCCTGCCGCAATGGCATGGGTCGAGCAAGGCGGCGTCTACGCCGTCGCGAACATTCGTGGTGGCGGAGAATACGGAAAGGCTTGGCACGATGCCGGGCGCGGACAGAAGAAGCAGAACTCCTTCGATGACTTCATCACCGCCGGCGAATTCCTGAAGCGCGAAGGCATTACATCGCCGGACGGGCTGGCCATTCAGGGCGAATCCAACGGCGGGCTGTTGATCGGAGCGGTCGTCAATCAGCGGCCCGACCTGTTCGCGGCAGCTATTGCCAGTGTCGGCGTCCTGGACATGCTGCGGTTCGAGCGCTACACCGGTGGGCAGCTTTGGACACAGGAGTTTGGGCGTCCGGATGTCGAGGCAGATTTTCGGAACCTTCTCGCTTACTCGCCCTTGCACAATATCCGGTCCGGTACCCGCTATCCGGCCATCCTGGTCACCACGGCCGACGCCGACGATCGCGTCGTTCCGGCCCATTCTTTCAAGTATGTTGCCACGCTACAGGCCTGCGATCTTGGCGCTCGACCACACCTGTTGCGCGTCGAAACGCGTGCCGGTCACGGTGCCGGCAAGCCGACTGATAAGGCGATACAGGAGACAGCGGACATGTGGGCGTTTGCTGCGCACTGGACGGGCATGAGTGTGGGCAATGTGGAGTGA
- a CDS encoding MFS transporter yields MTPSLCLGATGFTLIAVCYGFARFAFGLFLPQIDAELSLSSTLSGVISAGAFLGYCIAIVLSAYLTERVGARPVAVGAALVAAGGMAGIASAPSATWLAVAVMLAGSSTGLASPPMAAAVSVVVRSSRQGATNTAINAGTGAGVVLSGPVALMMGDQWRLAYAGFAAAAVGLALAAAFSIPANIRSTTKSKGGIPPFNGVLRRLMFASFLMGSASTAVWSFGGQLVTARDAWNSTAVGLLWMGIGAAGIVGAGAGTLTARYGLDRIHRIFLTTMAAGVLLVGVGGTTALALCGGILFGAAYIMLTGVYLIWGVMALPDRPATGLTIGFLTIAIGQTAGAPFFGMLMDRLTTDYAVTIFACLALAACLARAEKEQGRSRPECRE; encoded by the coding sequence ATGACCCCAAGCCTGTGCCTGGGCGCAACGGGATTCACCCTGATCGCGGTCTGCTACGGATTTGCCCGATTCGCTTTCGGGCTGTTTTTGCCGCAGATCGACGCGGAGCTGAGCCTGTCTTCCACCCTCAGCGGCGTGATCTCGGCTGGAGCTTTCCTGGGATACTGCATCGCTATTGTTCTGTCGGCCTATCTCACAGAACGGGTTGGTGCCCGCCCAGTTGCCGTCGGTGCGGCACTGGTCGCGGCGGGCGGCATGGCTGGTATCGCCTCAGCACCTTCAGCAACATGGCTTGCGGTCGCGGTCATGCTGGCTGGATCAAGCACCGGCTTGGCTTCGCCCCCCATGGCCGCTGCTGTGTCCGTAGTCGTGCGGTCGAGCCGACAGGGTGCCACCAATACGGCTATTAATGCAGGGACAGGCGCCGGCGTGGTGCTTTCGGGGCCCGTGGCACTGATGATGGGAGATCAATGGCGCCTTGCGTACGCCGGCTTTGCCGCCGCCGCTGTTGGCCTCGCATTAGCCGCAGCGTTCAGCATACCGGCGAACATCAGGAGCACCACGAAAAGTAAAGGCGGCATTCCACCATTCAACGGTGTGCTCAGGCGGCTGATGTTTGCCTCTTTCCTGATGGGCTCCGCCAGCACGGCGGTCTGGTCCTTTGGAGGGCAGCTCGTTACGGCTCGAGACGCCTGGAACAGCACAGCCGTGGGGCTACTCTGGATGGGTATTGGGGCCGCCGGTATCGTGGGTGCGGGCGCAGGGACTCTAACTGCTCGATATGGACTTGACCGGATCCATCGCATCTTTCTGACGACAATGGCGGCGGGTGTCCTTCTGGTCGGTGTCGGCGGCACAACCGCCCTGGCACTGTGCGGTGGCATTCTATTTGGTGCTGCCTACATTATGCTTACCGGCGTCTATTTGATCTGGGGAGTCATGGCACTACCCGATCGGCCCGCCACAGGCCTGACGATCGGCTTTCTGACTATAGCTATCGGTCAAACTGCGGGGGCGCCGTTCTTTGGCATGCTGATGGATCGGCTTACGACCGACTATGCCGTGACTATTTTTGCCTGTCTGGCCCTCGCGGCCTGCTTGGCACGCGCGGAAAAAGAACAGGGTAGGTCCCGTCCAGAGTGCCGGGAATGA
- a CDS encoding siderophore ABC transporter substrate-binding protein → MNSKRVFGPFRQKLKIIVAATLVSAATALVAQAATVSVTHAGGQTDVRTNPQKTVVLDLALLDVMNALKVPVAGVPGGRFSGALSHYGPDSVTKVGSMFEPDLDAIRALEPDLIIAGRRSTKAYPAVAEIAPSINLAFDQRNLVDSVMQRTRTLASLYGKQDVAEPLLERLNTSVKRLQTKTAKAGKGLLVFTTGGKLISQGPDSRFGVLFNDFGVVPAMTVFPAGKGVALTAGSLQALNPDWIYVIDRDASLGRNALSAKQLLDDAQVEKTAAGKNGRIVYLDPYNWYMLDGAGLNSLQENVDQLLEALER, encoded by the coding sequence GTGAACAGTAAACGTGTATTTGGGCCTTTCAGACAAAAGCTGAAGATCATCGTAGCGGCGACGCTTGTGTCTGCCGCAACAGCGCTTGTTGCTCAAGCAGCCACAGTGTCGGTCACGCATGCAGGTGGTCAGACGGACGTGCGGACCAATCCACAGAAAACTGTGGTGCTTGACCTGGCATTGCTGGACGTCATGAATGCACTGAAAGTGCCGGTTGCAGGGGTTCCGGGTGGACGCTTCTCGGGGGCGCTTTCGCATTACGGTCCAGATAGCGTCACCAAAGTCGGCTCAATGTTCGAACCTGATCTGGATGCGATACGCGCCCTTGAACCGGACCTGATCATTGCAGGTCGACGGTCGACAAAAGCCTATCCCGCAGTGGCCGAGATTGCGCCGTCCATCAACTTGGCTTTTGATCAGCGGAACCTGGTGGACAGCGTCATGCAAAGGACCCGTACGTTGGCGTCGCTGTATGGCAAGCAGGATGTGGCCGAGCCCTTGCTTGAAAGGCTGAACACCTCGGTGAAAAGATTACAGACCAAAACGGCAAAGGCGGGCAAGGGATTGCTGGTCTTTACGACAGGCGGCAAATTGATTTCGCAAGGTCCTGATTCACGGTTTGGTGTCTTGTTCAATGATTTTGGTGTCGTGCCCGCCATGACGGTCTTCCCGGCCGGCAAAGGCGTGGCCTTAACCGCGGGATCGCTGCAAGCGCTTAACCCCGACTGGATTTACGTGATAGACCGCGATGCCAGCTTAGGCCGCAACGCGTTGTCAGCAAAACAACTGCTGGACGATGCGCAGGTGGAAAAGACGGCTGCCGGTAAAAATGGACGTATCGTGTATTTGGACCCGTATAACTGGTACATGCTGGATGGTGCCGGACTAAACAGCCTGCAGGAAAATGTCGATCAGCTGCTGGAGGCGCTTGAGCGCTGA
- a CDS encoding autotransporter family protein translates to MKTIAISILLSTLIASPSLAVEYHTIRSSTGQTIFEARFFDPGDGPFDIDDGTPQSSSWAWRPELKPEIVNGLIYWAEVIQSKAVDGNPTIINIGTDDEPDNAFGGSPLANGGLGPRTLLQHSLQGLDIDPGDLNAGSHGVFGLGDATYLPSRLTQIPLSGHDDLFSTTIHELAHGLGATSGAEDSAGAFTPRFGTILAGWGPLMVDDNGNPARPGQAVWCTGCNNQADAAPFDVMSDQGLLVGRNISEVLDGGLPGVPIKMRYEIGDYTAVDDNNMSHIELKNSVMSHQNYRNYKVFMEAELAVLQDLGYTIDRRNFFGRSVYGSGLDILNNDGFFARDGEGSQYLHGQYNKSSLGLGLHVYGSHNRVRQAADLLAAGAGGAGIRVDGEGNTIVIEPGTRVHANGQDGQGVMFTYGRNHVLVHRGDVEALGARGVGLRFDFGSNGLGDAKEYRGSYIRTLSGVPAALLPELDGPLADLADITGRVAGREAAIYISDNAYVGSINIMRGAKLEGDIVSDYAQTDGAGDRRLTTISFGQRADKQGRATGVADPGFKLAHVGSIRGKENLTLSFDGGETSLNGTHQVYGALLNPGAKLSGNSTFDMTAGSLFTNHGTLAPGNSIGTITVNGDYMQTSSGRLMIEFAANGDHDVFAVTGNAALAGALTLAPMADWYSSAWSTATNDVVQAVAQTGGFDSVTLARTSPTIGFSAVPLGGHRYILASSRSENAYSQYGQDANGWAAGQALQRLADHGPVAAQSFFRALDFSALNGSEVTQALSLVSPASYSAGLAASLQRERDAMSTALLGFGQAVRTGGSAWKGYAVAFGGKGKQDARSSTVGYDAATYGLVIGSGRRLGSRSDTSMALHLDIADQSVNLKSPQWGKGKSTAFGVGAHLQYQANEFAGPYAYGGIRFGIEQGSMDRTVAVGDYYAAHSADWTGHSMSAHTGLGYRWRLSPAWSAGPFMSFNYANVFRPGVNESGPPATRLHLDSQRMDALRSSIGMDGSMTVPSRHGKVTAHVRIGWEHEWMGRDVTQNAAFAVWPAASFETTNAVLPRNSASLRAGLNWQRSARYTVGAELGGLWGSGYKALQGQLSMRWTF, encoded by the coding sequence ATGAAGACGATCGCAATCTCCATCCTGCTGTCTACCCTTATCGCCTCGCCGTCCTTGGCCGTCGAGTACCACACCATCAGAAGCTCGACGGGACAAACGATATTCGAAGCACGCTTTTTCGATCCGGGAGACGGGCCCTTCGATATCGACGATGGCACACCTCAATCTTCTTCGTGGGCTTGGCGACCGGAGTTGAAACCCGAAATAGTTAATGGGCTGATCTATTGGGCAGAGGTCATACAATCGAAAGCAGTGGACGGAAATCCGACCATAATAAATATCGGTACGGACGACGAGCCGGACAACGCTTTTGGCGGGTCGCCGCTCGCCAACGGCGGCTTGGGACCGCGGACGCTATTGCAGCACAGCCTGCAAGGTCTGGACATAGACCCCGGTGATCTGAATGCTGGTTCTCACGGCGTTTTCGGCTTGGGTGACGCCACCTATCTCCCGTCTCGGCTCACGCAAATTCCGCTGTCTGGCCACGACGATCTATTTTCCACAACCATCCACGAACTCGCGCACGGCTTGGGCGCCACCAGCGGGGCCGAAGACTCTGCCGGAGCATTTACGCCCCGGTTTGGCACTATTTTGGCCGGCTGGGGCCCCTTGATGGTAGATGACAATGGCAACCCTGCCCGCCCAGGCCAAGCCGTCTGGTGCACTGGCTGTAATAACCAAGCCGACGCTGCCCCATTTGACGTAATGAGCGACCAAGGCCTGCTGGTGGGGCGCAACATTTCCGAGGTACTCGACGGAGGCCTTCCTGGCGTTCCTATCAAAATGCGCTACGAGATTGGTGACTACACGGCTGTAGATGACAACAATATGAGCCACATCGAGCTCAAAAACAGCGTCATGAGCCACCAGAATTATCGCAACTACAAAGTCTTCATGGAGGCGGAACTGGCTGTGCTGCAAGACTTGGGCTACACAATTGATCGCCGTAATTTCTTTGGGCGCTCGGTCTATGGCAGCGGTTTGGACATTCTGAATAATGACGGGTTTTTCGCGCGTGATGGCGAAGGCAGCCAATACCTGCATGGGCAGTACAACAAATCGTCTCTGGGGTTGGGGCTTCACGTTTACGGCAGCCATAATCGCGTGCGGCAAGCAGCCGATTTACTGGCTGCGGGCGCCGGAGGCGCAGGGATACGGGTGGATGGCGAGGGCAACACTATTGTTATTGAGCCCGGGACGAGAGTGCATGCAAATGGGCAGGACGGCCAAGGCGTCATGTTCACTTACGGCAGGAACCACGTGCTCGTTCACCGCGGCGACGTGGAGGCTTTGGGCGCAAGAGGCGTTGGGCTACGCTTTGATTTTGGTTCGAATGGACTCGGAGACGCCAAAGAGTATCGCGGATCGTATATACGTACGCTTAGCGGTGTCCCCGCCGCATTGCTGCCCGAACTTGACGGGCCGCTTGCCGACCTGGCGGACATTACCGGCAGAGTAGCAGGACGCGAAGCGGCCATTTACATTTCCGACAATGCTTACGTCGGCAGCATCAATATCATGCGGGGCGCCAAACTCGAGGGCGACATCGTTTCTGACTACGCGCAAACCGATGGGGCGGGCGACCGGCGCCTGACCACCATCTCTTTCGGGCAACGCGCCGATAAGCAGGGGCGGGCCACCGGCGTCGCGGATCCGGGCTTCAAGCTTGCACATGTCGGCAGCATCCGGGGCAAGGAGAATCTGACCTTGTCTTTCGACGGCGGTGAAACCAGCTTGAATGGCACGCACCAAGTCTATGGCGCGCTGCTCAACCCTGGTGCAAAGCTCTCAGGAAATTCCACCTTCGACATGACAGCAGGCAGTCTGTTCACTAACCACGGCACGCTGGCACCCGGTAACTCCATTGGGACCATCACCGTTAACGGCGATTACATGCAAACGTCTTCCGGACGGTTGATGATAGAGTTCGCTGCCAATGGGGATCACGATGTTTTCGCCGTAACCGGTAACGCCGCTCTTGCTGGCGCACTGACGCTTGCGCCAATGGCGGACTGGTACAGCAGCGCGTGGTCCACAGCGACGAATGACGTGGTTCAAGCCGTTGCACAAACTGGTGGCTTCGATAGCGTAACCCTCGCACGAACTTCACCAACGATAGGTTTCAGTGCTGTGCCGCTGGGCGGACACCGCTACATATTGGCAAGCAGTCGCTCCGAGAATGCGTACAGCCAGTATGGCCAGGACGCGAATGGGTGGGCCGCCGGTCAGGCGCTGCAGCGGCTTGCAGATCATGGACCGGTAGCCGCACAGTCTTTCTTCCGGGCGCTGGACTTCTCGGCACTAAATGGCAGTGAAGTCACCCAGGCCTTGAGTCTAGTGTCGCCGGCGAGCTACAGCGCTGGCCTTGCAGCATCGCTGCAGCGCGAGCGCGACGCAATGAGTACAGCGCTGCTAGGTTTCGGCCAGGCTGTGCGCACTGGCGGCTCAGCATGGAAAGGATACGCCGTCGCGTTTGGCGGTAAGGGCAAGCAAGACGCCCGCAGTTCCACCGTGGGTTACGATGCCGCTACTTATGGCCTGGTCATCGGCAGCGGCCGGCGCCTGGGTAGCCGATCGGATACATCCATGGCCCTCCATCTGGATATCGCCGATCAGTCCGTAAATCTGAAGTCCCCGCAGTGGGGCAAGGGCAAAAGCACCGCCTTCGGTGTCGGAGCACACCTGCAATACCAAGCTAATGAATTCGCTGGCCCGTACGCCTATGGAGGCATTCGATTCGGCATAGAGCAAGGCTCCATGGACCGCACAGTGGCGGTCGGCGACTACTACGCAGCCCACTCCGCTGACTGGACTGGCCATAGCATGTCGGCACATACCGGCCTGGGCTATCGCTGGCGTCTAAGTCCGGCCTGGTCGGCAGGCCCCTTCATGTCATTTAACTATGCCAACGTCTTCCGTCCTGGCGTGAATGAGTCAGGTCCCCCTGCCACCCGCCTGCATCTGGATAGTCAGCGGATGGACGCGCTGCGCTCCAGCATTGGCATGGACGGCAGCATGACGGTCCCATCCCGGCATGGCAAAGTGACGGCCCATGTTCGAATTGGCTGGGAGCATGAGTGGATGGGGCGCGATGTAACGCAGAACGCGGCGTTTGCGGTATGGCCTGCAGCCTCTTTCGAGACTACCAACGCCGTACTGCCCCGCAATAGCGCGAGTTTGCGTGCAGGGCTGAATTGGCAGCGCAGCGCCCGCTACACCGTAGGCGCCGAGCTTGGTGGTCTATGGGGCAGTGGGTACAAGGCGCTGCAAGGTCAGTTGTCGATGCGCTGGACTTTCTGA
- a CDS encoding sugar ABC transporter, with translation MSTTCGVLSLRASVASVLPGVWSKCRRGVATIVGCAAILVCSPTTQAEIAPSSATRSNIALYYQSDVPVDELRAFDLVVIDPGRANPPSQADAPLTTWLARLRVDTSAMTPDYIQRVVSPLWKQGYRGFLVDDGQPLGAANEDANQQLRQLIAAIKQAYPEASVILRNHLALAGAIADELDAVVVDSIYTSASAYGAARTPAGLSSKESARDSLKVLQDRHPGLQIVALDYCFQGDRACRRERAKQIEADGWTPYVTSAAIDTIGVGHIEVMPRKILMVQVLEKDESLQTSTGAFTMSMPLNYLGYDVHYADANAGLPLRVNNDRYAGIVIALQNSVTNATAWRRWVLSQIRNGTKVVFMGQFGFALDGPTARQLSLRIVPRPTVPTGAHVISQDGVIGFEVMPAPDPRAIVGIEAGPETTSLLRVGVGKHQYDVAGLTPWGGFALAPYHMHLDTADQYRWPLHPLDFYRRALALPDMPVPDVTSENGRRLMFTQVDGDGFASRGEFTGATKQYSGQILYDWVFKRYPVPMTVSVIEGETSETGVYPTLSSQLEPVARKIFSLPHVEIASHTYSHPFFWTEIDGDLGARKPVNERFRLSGNDGYPFNLPIEGYEMDVNREVDGSIDYINSHLAPAGKKVEVFLWSGDAMPSASVLRRVARAGVLNMNGGDTTITRQAPSWTKISAYGIAHGPDPGEFQIYAATMNENVYTGNWTGPFYGYKRVLETFEMTDTPIRFQALDIYYHFYSATKKAALDAVRAVFDSALKQPVVPVYTSDYIRRVLEWRRTVVARDGDAWLVRTGDHLRQLRWPGNAVPNIDAAQGLAGYMPGPGGLYIHMGARQAKFSMSAPDRNAQPYIHTASGFVRDFSRVGDSMRFDFGGYYQPFILVANARDCRVAVDGQHTSAPLKSGLRRISVSGNVAPSVNYHSVEVDCG, from the coding sequence ATGAGTACCACATGTGGGGTTCTGTCGCTGCGCGCCAGCGTTGCATCAGTGTTGCCTGGCGTTTGGAGCAAATGCAGAAGGGGCGTGGCCACGATAGTCGGCTGCGCCGCCATCCTTGTGTGTTCCCCGACGACACAGGCTGAAATTGCCCCTTCGTCAGCCACGCGAAGCAATATTGCCCTTTACTATCAAAGTGATGTTCCCGTCGACGAGCTCCGTGCTTTCGACCTGGTGGTGATTGATCCTGGCCGTGCGAACCCGCCTTCGCAGGCCGATGCTCCGCTGACGACCTGGCTGGCACGCCTGCGTGTGGACACATCAGCGATGACGCCCGACTATATACAACGAGTCGTGTCGCCACTATGGAAACAAGGATATCGCGGCTTTCTGGTGGATGACGGCCAGCCTCTGGGGGCAGCCAACGAAGACGCGAACCAGCAGTTGCGTCAGCTCATCGCCGCCATCAAGCAAGCCTACCCCGAAGCGAGCGTCATCCTGCGCAATCATTTGGCCCTGGCAGGCGCGATTGCCGATGAGCTGGATGCTGTAGTCGTGGACAGCATCTATACCTCGGCGTCGGCGTATGGAGCGGCGCGAACCCCCGCAGGTTTATCCAGTAAAGAATCGGCGCGAGACTCGCTGAAAGTATTGCAGGATCGACACCCTGGCTTACAGATCGTCGCGCTGGATTATTGCTTTCAAGGCGATCGGGCATGTCGCCGCGAGCGGGCCAAACAGATCGAGGCGGATGGCTGGACGCCCTATGTGACAAGCGCGGCCATCGATACGATTGGTGTGGGGCATATCGAGGTCATGCCCAGAAAAATACTCATGGTGCAGGTCCTGGAAAAAGACGAGTCTTTGCAGACCTCGACAGGGGCATTCACCATGTCGATGCCACTGAACTATTTGGGCTACGACGTGCACTATGCCGACGCAAACGCGGGTTTGCCCTTGCGGGTCAACAACGATCGATATGCGGGCATCGTCATAGCGCTGCAGAATTCGGTCACTAACGCGACGGCGTGGCGTCGGTGGGTCCTCAGTCAGATACGGAATGGCACGAAGGTGGTGTTCATGGGCCAGTTTGGATTTGCATTGGATGGCCCCACCGCGCGGCAATTGTCGCTTAGGATCGTGCCTCGCCCCACAGTGCCTACGGGTGCGCATGTCATTTCTCAGGATGGGGTCATCGGATTCGAAGTGATGCCAGCGCCTGATCCGCGTGCGATCGTAGGTATCGAAGCCGGGCCGGAAACGACCTCCTTGTTACGTGTGGGCGTAGGAAAGCATCAATACGACGTCGCCGGCCTGACGCCATGGGGCGGGTTTGCACTGGCTCCTTACCATATGCATCTGGATACGGCAGACCAATATCGTTGGCCCTTGCACCCATTGGATTTCTACCGCAGGGCCTTGGCCTTGCCAGACATGCCGGTCCCCGATGTGACCTCGGAAAATGGACGCCGCCTGATGTTTACGCAAGTAGACGGTGATGGCTTTGCCTCTCGCGGTGAGTTCACTGGAGCCACTAAGCAATACAGTGGCCAGATTCTTTATGACTGGGTGTTCAAGCGATACCCGGTCCCCATGACGGTCTCCGTCATTGAAGGTGAAACCAGTGAGACAGGCGTCTATCCAACGCTGTCGTCACAGCTTGAACCCGTGGCCAGGAAGATATTCTCCCTGCCCCACGTAGAGATCGCCAGCCATACTTATTCTCATCCTTTTTTCTGGACCGAAATCGATGGTGATCTGGGAGCGCGCAAGCCGGTTAACGAACGCTTCCGTTTGTCGGGCAATGATGGCTACCCGTTCAATCTGCCCATCGAGGGCTATGAGATGGACGTCAATCGCGAAGTCGACGGGTCGATCGACTATATCAATAGCCATCTCGCCCCGGCAGGAAAGAAAGTAGAGGTTTTCCTGTGGTCCGGCGATGCCATGCCGTCGGCCTCGGTATTGCGCCGCGTGGCGCGGGCAGGCGTCTTGAACATGAACGGCGGCGACACCACCATTACGCGCCAGGCACCCAGCTGGACGAAGATTTCCGCTTACGGGATTGCTCATGGACCTGATCCCGGTGAATTCCAGATCTATGCGGCCACCATGAATGAAAACGTCTATACCGGCAACTGGACCGGCCCGTTCTACGGCTACAAGCGCGTACTGGAAACGTTTGAGATGACGGACACACCCATCCGCTTCCAGGCGTTGGATATTTACTACCACTTTTACTCCGCAACCAAAAAGGCGGCGCTCGATGCGGTCAGAGCGGTGTTCGACTCGGCCCTCAAACAGCCCGTGGTCCCCGTCTACACGTCCGACTACATACGCCGAGTGCTGGAGTGGCGCCGGACTGTCGTCGCGCGTGACGGCGATGCCTGGCTGGTGCGTACGGGAGACCACCTGCGTCAGTTGCGCTGGCCCGGCAACGCCGTGCCCAACATCGATGCGGCGCAGGGGCTTGCCGGCTATATGCCCGGCCCAGGCGGCTTGTACATCCACATGGGGGCTCGCCAGGCGAAGTTCAGCATGTCGGCGCCGGATCGCAACGCCCAGCCATATATCCATACGGCATCGGGATTCGTGCGGGATTTTTCTCGGGTCGGCGACAGCATGCGATTCGACTTTGGCGGCTATTACCAGCCTTTTATTCTGGTGGCCAACGCGAGGGACTGTCGTGTTGCGGTTGACGGTCAGCACACGTCGGCCCCTCTGAAGAGCGGGCTGCGCCGCATCAGCGTCAGCGGCAATGTCGCCCCTTCCGTGAATTATCACTCCGTAGAGGTCGACTGTGGCTAA